In Glandiceps talaboti chromosome 4, keGlaTala1.1, whole genome shotgun sequence, a single window of DNA contains:
- the LOC144433901 gene encoding alpha-amylase 1-like — MMMYRVILLVLVVPCALAQWDTNMADNRQAIVHLFEWKWNDIASECENYLSSAGYGAVQISPPSEHRIVWDPFRPWWERYQPVSYKLTSRSGSESEFQSMVQRCNNVGVRIYADVVFNHMTGYGSDYGTAGSWYDTDSRSFPGVPYSSYDFNDWRCDGNIDNYNDATEVRNCRLLGMVDLDHSNSYVRSQIVDFLNTMTSYGVAGFRVDACKHMWPGDLETIFGSLNNLPSDTFGSGKRAFIYQEVIDQGGEPIKATDYTHVGLVTEFKYGLELGNCFYGYNQLKWLSSFGESWGLLASGSAVVFIDNHDNQRGHGGGGSIITHQHAKEYKMANAFMLAWPYGVARVMSSYSFTNGDDGPPSSGDGSTNDVTCFNGDWVCEHRWRQISEMANFRKVTAGTGVENWWDNGSNQIAFSRGSVGFIAINGDSWNLSSSIYTGLPAGTYCNLYTSDYDYSSKSCNSKDGGSTTVTVGWNGYATIYVPAGDNPVLAIHTSAMI; from the exons ATGATGATGTACCGAGTGATCTTATTGGTTCTAGTAGTACCCTGTGCATTGGCACAATGGGATACCAACATGGCTGACAATAGACAGGCTATAGTACACTTGTTTGAATGGAAGTGGAATGACATTGCCTCGGAATGTGAAAA CTACCTGTCGTCTGCTGGTTATGGTGCTGTGCAAATATCTCCACCTAGTGAGCACCGAATAGTATGGGATCCATTTCGACCGTGGTGGGAGAGATACCAACCAGTCAGTTACAAGCTTACCAGTCGTAGTGGTAGTGAGAGTGAATTTCAGAGCATGGTACAGCGTTGTAATAACGTTGGTGTGCGTATCTATGCAGACGTTGTTTTCAATCACATGACTGGTTATGGAAGTG ATTATGGTACAGCCGGTAGTTGGTATGACACGGATTCACGTTCTTTCCCTGGTGTACCGTACAGTAGTTATGATTTCAACGACTGGCGATGTGATGGAAATATCGACAACTATAATGATGCAACTGAAGTCCGTAATTGTCGTTTGTTAGGCATGGTAGATCTTGATCACAGTAACAGCTACGTTCGGAGTCAAATCGTCGACTTCCTGAATACCATGACAAGCTATGGAGTTGCTGGTTTCCGAGTCGATGCTTGTAAACATATGTGGCCAGGTGATCTTGAAACTATCTTCGGTAGTTTGAACAACTTGCCATCGGACACTTTTGGTTCCGGAAAACGAGCGTTCATCTACCAAGAGGTGATCGACCAGGGAGGTGAGCCAATCAAAGCAACTGACTACACACACGTCGGTCTTGTTACAGAATTCAAATATGGCTTGGAACTTGGCAACTGTTTCTATGGATACAACCAACTGAAGTGGCTTAGCAGCTTTGGTGAATCTTGGGGTCTTCTCGCAAGTGGGAGTGCCGTAGTTTTCATCgataaccatgacaaccaacGAGGTCATGGTGGAGGTGGTAGTATTATTACTCACCAACATGCCAAAGAATACAAGATGGCTAACGCTTTCATGTTGGCCTGGCCATATGGTGTAGCACGCGTTATGAGCAGTTACTCATTCACAAACGGTGATGACGGGCCACCGTCTTCTGGCGATGGTAGCACAAATGACGTCACCTGTTTCAACGGAGATTGGGTCTGTGAACATCGCTGGAGACAAATTTCCGAAATGGCCAACTTCCGCAAGGTGACAGCAGGCACTGGAGTTGAAAATTGGTGGGATAATGGTAGCAACCAGATAGCATTCTCTCGTGGCAGTGTTGGTTTTATTGCCATCAATGGTGACAGTTGGAATCTATCATCATCAATCTACACTGGTTTACCTGCTGGTACCTACTGCAATCTATACACCTCTGACTACGACTACAGCTCCAAGTCTTGCAATAGTAAAGATGGTGGATCAACTACCGTTACCGTTGGCTGGAATGGCTATGCAACCATATATGTGCCAGCGGGGGACAACCCTGTTTTGGCTATCCATACCAGTGCCATGATCTAA
- the LOC144434270 gene encoding alpha-amylase 2-like yields the protein MKLLTFFVLLLATTAWGQWNENMKNNRAALVHLFEWKWSDVAKECENFLGQWEYGGVQVSPPNEHREVPGRPWWERYQPVGYQLVSRSGDRNAFIDMVNRCNDKGVNIYTDVVINHMCGDGVSGYGTAGNWYDTTFSRREFPAVPYSEWDFNDDICDRNIENYGDAWEVRNCRLTGLVDLKMSKSYVREKITDFMNDMISLGVAGFRVDACKHMWPGDLEVIYNGLNDLITPTFPAGSRAYLFQEVIDQGGEAISADEYTHLGRVTEFKYGLELSDCFRGNNNLRWLSNWGEAWGFLSRFEALAFIDNHDNQRGHGGGSFPLTYKEAKEYKMATEFMLAHDYGSTRIMSSYYFEDTEMGPPADGNGNTNDVECSVQGGWVCEHRWRQIYHMVWFRQVVHGTSVQNWWDNGSNQIAFSRGNKGWIAFNLDSWNLNTSINTGLPAGTYCNLIVADYDSNTRSCTDRENNGTPRTVTVAGNGFASVNIPVNSEPVVAIHVEAIL from the exons ATGAAGTTACTCACATTTTTTGTGTTGCTATTGGCAACCACTGCATGGGGTCAATGGAATGAGAATATGAAAAACAATCGCGCTGCTCTGGTACATTTATTTGAATGGAAATGGTCTGACGTTGCAAAGGAATGTGAAAA CTTTCTTGGTCAATGGGAATATGGTGGTGTGCAAGTGTCTCCTCCAAATGAACATCGTGAAGTACCAGGTCGTCCGTGGTGGGAGAGATATCAACCAGTTGGCTATCAACTCGTCAGTAGAAGTGGTGATAGGAATGCATTTATTGATATGGTGAACAGATGTAATGATAAAGGAGTTAATATCTACACGGACGTAGTTATCAATCATATGTGTGGCGATGGAG TTAGTGGTTATGGTACAGCTGGTAATTGGTATGATACAACCTTCAGTAGACGTGAGTTTCCTGCAGTGCCATACTCAGAGTGGGATTTCAATGATGATATATGCGacagaaatattgaaaattatggCGACGCATGGGAAGTACGCAACTGCCGATTGACTGGTCTGGTTGACCTAAAGATGTCAAAGAGTTACGTTCGTGAAAAAATTACAgattttatgaatgacatgatCAGCCTTGGAGTAGCTGGGTTTCGTGTTGATGCATGTAAACATATGTGGCCTGGAGATTTAGAGGTCATATATAATGGACTAAATGATCTGATTACTCCCACATTCCCAGCTGGAAGTAGAGCGTACCTCTTCCAAGAAGTCATCGACCAAGGGGGAGAAGCGATTTCAGCAGACGAATACACTCATCTTGGACGTGTGACTGAGTTCAAATATGGGCTAGAGCTGAGTGATTGTTTCCGTGGTAACAATAACCTTCGATGGTTGAGTAATTGGGGAGAGGCGTGGGGATTTCTGTCAAGGTTCGAGGCATTGGCATTTATCGACAACCATGATAACCAGCGTGGGCATGGTGGTGGATCGTTCCCTCTAACATACAAAGAAGCAAAAGAATACAAGATGGCCACCGAATTTATGCTGGCTCACGATTATGGCTCTACTAGAATTATGAGCAGTTACTATTTTGAAGATACTGAGATGGGTCCACCAGCAGATGGCAATGGTAACACAAATGACGTCGAGTGCTCCGTACAAGGTGGATGGGTTTGTGAACACCGTTGGCGCCAAATCTACCACATGGTCTGGTTTCGCCAAGTAGTCCATGGAACAAGTGTTCAGAACTGGTGGGATAACGGTAGTAACCAAATCGCTTTCTCCAGAGGAAACAAGGGTTGGATTGCCTTTAACTTGGACTCTTGGAACTTGAATACATCAATCAATACTGGGTTACCTGCCGGAACGTATTGTAATCTGATCGTGGCAGATTATGATAGCAACACCCGGTCCTGTACCGATAGAGAGAATAATGGTACTCCCAGGACTGTTACTGTAGCGGGTAACGGTTTTGCATCGGTTAACATCCCTGTTAACAGCGAACCCGTTGTTGCAATACACGTTGAAGCCATATTGTAA
- the LOC144433806 gene encoding alpha-amylase 1-like, with protein MKLLAFCVLLLATTAWGQWNENMKNNRAALVHLFEWKWSDVAKECENVLGPWEYGGVQVSPPNEHREVPGRPWWERYQPVGYQLVSRSGDRNAFIDMVNRCNDKGVNIYTDIVINHMCGTGVSGYGTAGNWYDTTFDRREFPAVPYSEWDFNDDICNRNIENYGDPWEVRNCRLVGLVDLKMSKSYVRDKLVDFMNDMIDLGVAGFRVDACKHMWPEDLEVIYNGLNDLPTSTFPAGSRAYLFQEVIDQGGEPIKATDYTHLGRVTEFKYGLELSNCFRGNNNLRWLSNWGEAWGFLSRFDALAFIDNHDNQRGHGGGSSPLTYKEPRAYKMATEFMLAHDYGSIRIMSSYYFEDTEIGPPADGNGNTNDVECSVQGGWVCEHRWRQIYHMVWFRQVVHGTSVQNWWDNGSNQIAFSRGNKGWIAFNLDSWNLNTSINTGLPAGTYCNLIVADYDSNTRSCTDRENNGTPRTVTVAGNGFASVNIPVNSDPVVAIHVEATL; from the exons ATGAAGTTACTCGCATTTTGTGTGTTGCTATTGGCAACCACTGCATGGGGTCAATGGAATGAGAACATGAAAAACAATCGTGCTGCTcttgtacatttatttgaatGGAAATGGTCTGACGTTGCAAAAGAATGTGAAAA CGTTCTCGGTCCATGGGAATATGGTGGTGTGCAGGTGTCTCCTCCAAATGAACATCGTGAAGTACCAGGTCGTCCGTGGTGGGAGAGATATCAACCAGTTGGCTATCAACTCGTCAGTAGAAGTGGTGATAGGAATGCATTTATTGATATGGTGAACAGATGTAATGATAAAGGTGTTAATATCTACACGGACATAGTTATCAATCATATGTGTGGCACTGGAG TTAGTGGTTATGGTACAGCTGGTAATTGGTATGATACAACCTTCGACAGACGTGAGTTTCCTGCAGTGCCATACTCAGAGTGGGATTTCAATGATGATATATGTaacagaaatattgaaaattatggAGACCCTTGGGAGGTACGCAACTGTCGATTGGTTGGTCTGGTTGacttaaaaatgtcaaaaagcTACGTTCGCGACAAACTCGTCGATTTCATGAACGACATGATCGATCTTGGAGTAGCTGGGTTTCGTGTTGATGCATGTAAACATATGTGGCCTGAAGATTTAGAAGTCATATATAATGGACTAAATGATCTGCCAACTTCCACATTCCCAGCTGGAAGTAGAGCGTACCTCTTCCAAGAAGTTATTGACCAAGGAGGTGAACCAATTAAAGCCACTGACTACACTCATCTTGGACGTGTGACTGAGTTCAAATATGGGCTAGAGCTTAGTAATTGTTTCCGTGGTAACAATAACCTTAGATGGTTGAGTAATTGGGGAGAGGCGTGGGGATTTCTGTCAAGGTTCGATGCATTGGCATTTATCGACAACCATGATAACCAGCGTGGGCATGGTGGTGGATCGTCCCCTCTAACATACAAAGAACCAAGAGCATACAAGATGGCCACCGAATTCATGTTGGCTCACGATTACGGCTCCATTCGGATTATGAGCAGTTACTATTTTGAAGATACTGAGATTGGTCCACCAGCAGATGGCAATGGCAACACCAATGACGTCGAGTGCTCCGTACAAGGTGGATGGGTTTGTGAACACCGTTGGCGCCAAATCTACCACATGGTCTGGTTTCGTCAAGTGGTTCATGGAACAAGTGTTCAGAACTGGTGGGATAACGGTAGTAACCAAATCGCTTTCTCCAGAGGAAACAAGGGTTGGATTGCCTTTAACTTGGACTCTTGGAACTTGAATACATCAATCAATACTGGGTTACCTGCCGGAACGTATTGTAATCTAATCGTGGCAGATTATGACAGCAACACCCGGTCCTGTACCGATAGAGAGAATAATGGTACTCCCAGGACTGTTACTGTAGCGGGTAACGGTTTTGCATCGGTTAACATCCCTGTTAACAGCGACCCCGTTGTTGCAATTCACGTTGAAGCCACATTGTGA